Proteins found in one Leptospira neocaledonica genomic segment:
- the thpR gene encoding RNA 2',3'-cyclic phosphodiesterase, with amino-acid sequence MRSFLGLALPDAVKSDLEKICFGLEEIRWVSAENFHTTLVFLGELNQEEIERVSEICSQVSEKSFSLEIKGVGFFGNKFPEILYVGVTLSEELKRLQKVLESTLRREGFSIDKRDYRPHITIGRFKRTPEKRLDLYLNEFSQFQADIVPVSEFHLFSSRSGANGQIYSVQESYPLLLE; translated from the coding sequence ATGAGAAGTTTTTTAGGACTGGCTCTTCCTGATGCTGTAAAATCCGATCTGGAAAAAATCTGTTTTGGGTTAGAAGAGATTCGCTGGGTTTCAGCGGAAAATTTCCATACTACCTTGGTATTCCTGGGTGAGTTAAATCAGGAAGAGATTGAAAGAGTTTCGGAAATTTGCAGTCAGGTGTCTGAAAAAAGTTTTTCTTTAGAGATCAAAGGAGTAGGTTTCTTTGGGAATAAATTTCCAGAAATTTTATATGTGGGTGTGACACTCTCTGAAGAATTGAAAAGGTTACAAAAAGTTTTGGAATCCACTCTTAGGAGGGAAGGTTTCTCCATTGATAAAAGGGATTATCGACCTCATATAACGATCGGAAGATTCAAAAGGACCCCGGAAAAACGTTTGGATCTTTATTTGAATGAATTCTCCCAATTCCAAGCCGACATAGTTCCTGTGTCGGAATTCCATTTATTTTCTAGTCGCAGCGGAGCGAACGGTCAGATATACTCGGTCCAAGAATCATACCCTCTTCTGTTGGAATAA
- the pabB gene encoding aminodeoxychorismate synthase component I, with the protein MISDLFQNSRKPFIYLGEGFSTEGRLVLTEPKEILTTNRRSEARKFFLEIQNKVSQGYYAAGWISYETGDLFLNPDNMEEVSEDPLFWFGIFSEPKILASAEISEWESKFKDKGYSAEIRSGIDRKEYEEIFRKIRNFLYEGDIYQVNFTFPLHIEFQGSLGRLFFELRKKQPVPYEAWIHTGDSISEQRDILSFSPELFWEKISNQIRTVPMKGTRPRGKDFGEDQKLKLELSNSEKDRAENLMITDLLRNDLGRISLPGSVEVSKLFSIEEYPTVFQMTSEIRSELSSDIKWTDILEALFPGGSITGAPKKRSSDIIRSLEKKRGVYTGGIFYLSPQKEISSIAIRTLEFLQDSRGQKKGRMGVGSGITIGSDANAEWEECWSKAKFLNDTKENFHIFTTAICKRKKIYFLKDHKDRMKLSAKEFGFVWQEEGWESAINEIAGTISSDKNYRVKIVLLQDGKFQSEVSEYHSGPKEGKVLFSGTSTNKKNRFFYHKTNIREIFSEGYTSATSKGYLDQIYTNTEGYLTEGSIHSIFLFLNREWITPSLEEGILPGVARKQWIRKLKAKEKKISKQDLSLASKIILVNSLRGVRRVSGVDFE; encoded by the coding sequence ATGATTTCCGATCTATTTCAAAACTCCAGGAAACCCTTTATTTATTTAGGAGAAGGTTTCTCTACAGAGGGACGTCTAGTTCTAACAGAGCCGAAAGAGATTCTTACTACTAATCGACGAAGTGAAGCAAGGAAATTCTTCTTAGAAATTCAAAACAAAGTCTCTCAAGGGTACTATGCAGCAGGTTGGATCTCCTACGAGACAGGCGATTTGTTTTTAAATCCTGACAATATGGAAGAAGTTTCGGAAGATCCTCTTTTTTGGTTCGGGATTTTTTCTGAGCCAAAAATCTTGGCTTCCGCTGAAATTTCGGAATGGGAATCCAAATTTAAAGACAAAGGATATTCTGCTGAGATCAGATCCGGAATAGATCGTAAAGAATACGAAGAGATTTTTCGTAAAATTCGAAACTTTCTCTATGAAGGTGATATCTATCAGGTCAATTTTACATTTCCCTTGCATATAGAATTCCAAGGTTCTCTTGGAAGATTATTTTTCGAGCTCAGAAAAAAGCAGCCTGTTCCCTACGAAGCTTGGATCCATACCGGAGATTCTATTTCGGAACAAAGAGATATTCTCTCTTTTTCTCCGGAACTGTTTTGGGAAAAAATTTCCAATCAGATTAGAACTGTTCCAATGAAAGGAACCAGACCCAGAGGAAAAGATTTCGGAGAAGACCAAAAATTGAAATTGGAACTTTCCAATTCAGAAAAGGACAGAGCGGAAAATTTGATGATCACGGATCTTCTTCGCAACGATTTGGGAAGGATCTCTTTACCTGGCTCTGTAGAAGTTTCTAAACTTTTTTCCATCGAAGAATATCCCACTGTTTTCCAAATGACTAGCGAGATACGTTCTGAACTTTCTTCGGATATAAAATGGACTGATATTTTGGAGGCATTATTTCCGGGAGGTTCAATCACTGGGGCTCCTAAAAAACGATCTTCGGATATCATTCGAAGTTTGGAAAAAAAGAGAGGAGTTTATACGGGCGGAATATTTTATCTGTCTCCTCAAAAAGAAATCTCTTCCATTGCGATCCGCACTCTTGAGTTTTTACAAGACTCAAGGGGTCAAAAAAAAGGAAGAATGGGCGTAGGTTCCGGAATTACTATCGGCTCCGATGCGAATGCAGAATGGGAAGAATGTTGGTCCAAAGCAAAATTTCTGAACGATACAAAAGAGAATTTTCACATTTTCACAACTGCGATCTGTAAAAGAAAGAAGATCTATTTTTTAAAAGATCATAAAGATAGAATGAAATTATCTGCGAAAGAGTTCGGATTCGTTTGGCAAGAGGAAGGATGGGAATCCGCAATTAACGAAATTGCAGGTACTATTTCTTCCGACAAAAACTATAGAGTGAAGATTGTTCTTTTGCAGGATGGAAAATTTCAATCCGAAGTTTCCGAATATCATTCGGGCCCCAAAGAGGGGAAGGTTCTATTTAGCGGAACTTCTACAAATAAAAAAAATCGGTTCTTTTATCATAAAACAAATATCAGAGAAATTTTTTCGGAAGGTTATACATCCGCGACTTCTAAAGGTTATCTGGATCAGATTTATACAAACACAGAAGGTTATCTAACAGAAGGATCCATTCATTCTATCTTTCTTTTTTTAAATAGGGAATGGATTACTCCTTCTTTGGAAGAAGGAATTCTTCCCGGAGTGGCTCGGAAACAATGGATCCGAAAATTGAAAGCAAAGGAAAAGAAAATTTCTAAACAGGACCTAAGCCTTGCATCCAAGATCATTTTGGTAAATTCCCTCAGAGGAGTTAGAAGAGTTTCTGGGGTGGATTTCGAATGA
- a CDS encoding histidine kinase dimerization/phosphoacceptor domain -containing protein: protein MLSRSLKFIQTAAKFFLVTSVYFLLGKFGESFGTFSDYASPIWPASGWGLVTPLLFGRVSFFGIFAGSFLYNCQIRHEDLPGQDLSVYFLVAVLIASGSTLQSFTGAYLYKKFIPGLDLTKSTTFVLRFLWIETLVCIIAATIACSGLLLLGFLDLDSLFPSWIIWWMGDSLGVFVYFPFFLSWLGPGVARFQVHSWKESVGLVSFLILLGGGIFYFFSVNQVPAYFPLSYLLIAVISLVSLRFGGRESSLILIIVSILSILGTAQGHAYNFPTSKEVSLLLLQSFLSAISIASLLALSVVKERVDAEDEIFISHKRLEKLIAERTQELDRSYRYLGASEAIYKGLFENVPIAILECDYSEVKRMLGELPEMSRKDFTKFLKSNPKFVSECYETVRVVDANKESVRLFEASSKEEVLFLARNFFRKGNDHYFKKLLTRIHFGARVLHTEVTLSTCNGKQFEASIRWSLAPEFEETFSSTIITVVEITDKKQAERQLKSSLKEKEVMLKEIHHRVKNNLQVISSLFNLQSEYENDPKIHEAFTESQNRIQTMALIHDELYQSNDLGNVEFSGYSRRLAEKIRSAYKIGAETRVEVISNPIHLEISIAIPLGLALNELLTNSFKYAFPHNFSPSDERPRIQVKLQKKEKLITLEVSDNGVGLPNELNPIAAHSFGLTLVQVLTKQLKGKLDFSSTKDQGASFQIRFELPN from the coding sequence ATGTTATCTCGATCCCTAAAATTCATCCAAACCGCCGCCAAATTTTTTCTGGTAACTTCCGTGTATTTCCTTTTGGGAAAATTCGGAGAATCCTTCGGGACATTTTCGGATTATGCCTCCCCGATCTGGCCCGCATCCGGCTGGGGGTTGGTCACTCCTTTATTATTCGGAAGAGTTTCCTTTTTCGGAATCTTTGCAGGTTCCTTTTTATATAACTGCCAGATTCGACATGAAGACCTACCTGGACAGGATCTGAGCGTTTATTTTTTGGTAGCAGTGCTCATTGCTAGTGGAAGTACTCTGCAATCATTCACAGGGGCTTACTTATACAAAAAATTTATTCCCGGATTAGATCTTACTAAGAGCACAACTTTCGTTCTTAGATTTCTTTGGATAGAAACATTAGTTTGTATTATCGCTGCAACGATCGCATGTTCGGGGCTTCTACTTTTAGGTTTCCTAGATTTAGATTCACTTTTTCCAAGTTGGATCATTTGGTGGATGGGAGATTCTTTAGGAGTTTTCGTATACTTCCCATTTTTCTTAAGTTGGTTAGGCCCAGGAGTCGCAAGATTCCAGGTACACTCATGGAAAGAAAGTGTGGGACTAGTCTCCTTCTTAATTTTATTAGGAGGAGGGATCTTTTACTTCTTTAGCGTTAACCAAGTCCCTGCATATTTTCCACTTTCTTATCTACTGATCGCAGTCATTTCTCTTGTTTCGCTTAGATTCGGAGGAAGAGAATCTTCCCTTATTCTTATAATCGTTTCTATTCTATCAATCTTAGGTACCGCACAAGGTCATGCTTACAATTTTCCAACTTCAAAAGAAGTTTCCCTTCTTCTTTTGCAAAGTTTTCTGTCTGCGATTTCAATCGCCTCTCTTCTCGCTTTATCAGTTGTGAAGGAAAGAGTAGATGCAGAAGATGAGATCTTCATCTCACATAAACGTTTGGAAAAACTGATCGCAGAAAGGACCCAAGAGTTGGATCGTTCTTATCGCTATTTAGGAGCAAGCGAAGCGATCTATAAAGGTTTATTCGAGAATGTTCCCATTGCAATCTTGGAATGTGATTATTCTGAAGTAAAAAGAATGTTGGGCGAATTGCCAGAGATGTCCAGAAAGGATTTCACAAAATTCCTAAAATCAAATCCGAAATTCGTTTCAGAATGTTATGAAACAGTAAGAGTAGTGGACGCTAATAAAGAATCAGTTCGATTGTTCGAAGCAAGTTCAAAGGAAGAAGTTTTATTCCTCGCTAGAAACTTTTTTAGAAAAGGAAATGATCATTATTTCAAAAAACTTCTGACCCGAATTCATTTTGGAGCAAGAGTTCTTCATACGGAAGTTACATTGTCCACCTGCAATGGAAAACAATTCGAAGCATCCATTCGCTGGTCCTTGGCACCGGAATTCGAAGAAACATTTTCCTCTACGATAATCACTGTTGTAGAAATCACCGATAAAAAACAGGCAGAGAGACAGCTAAAATCTTCCTTAAAGGAAAAGGAAGTTATGCTAAAAGAGATCCATCATAGAGTGAAAAACAATCTACAGGTGATCTCCAGCTTATTCAATCTTCAATCCGAATACGAGAACGATCCTAAAATCCACGAGGCATTTACCGAAAGCCAAAACAGGATCCAAACCATGGCATTGATTCATGATGAGTTGTACCAATCTAACGATCTAGGAAATGTAGAATTTTCAGGATATTCCAGAAGGCTTGCGGAGAAGATCAGAAGCGCTTACAAAATAGGAGCGGAAACAAGAGTTGAGGTGATATCCAATCCCATTCATTTGGAGATTAGCATCGCAATTCCCCTTGGGCTTGCGCTGAATGAACTACTCACAAATTCTTTCAAATATGCATTTCCGCATAATTTTTCTCCTTCCGATGAAAGACCTAGAATCCAAGTTAAACTGCAAAAAAAAGAGAAGTTAATTACATTAGAAGTCTCGGACAACGGAGTCGGCTTACCGAATGAATTGAATCCTATTGCGGCCCATTCTTTCGGTTTAACCTTGGTTCAGGTTCTAACCAAACAGTTGAAAGGAAAATTGGATTTCTCCAGTACCAAAGATCAGGGCGCCAGTTTCCAAATCCGTTTTGAACTTCCAAATTAG
- a CDS encoding TetR/AcrR family transcriptional regulator, translated as MRTKPPSPIANRAEARREQILEAALDVFSEKGYHEAGIADIAGKLNIGHGTCYRYFKNKLDILHALVDRILLGLLEVVRKESPEKSNTIEEYRNQIENIGWELFQLFSKDPRQAKIVFFEAMALDETVKRKVQLGIDKSARLTELYLKNGVKKGFLRKELDTRIASQAVNAMMFEGIRINLSSKVDSKFAKRWLEEMPTLMLEGMGKR; from the coding sequence ATGAGAACAAAGCCTCCTAGTCCGATCGCCAATAGGGCAGAAGCAAGAAGAGAACAGATCCTGGAAGCAGCATTGGATGTATTCTCCGAAAAGGGATACCATGAGGCAGGGATCGCGGATATAGCGGGAAAATTAAATATAGGTCATGGCACTTGTTATCGTTATTTTAAGAATAAATTAGATATCCTACATGCTTTAGTGGACCGCATTCTTCTCGGATTATTAGAAGTAGTGCGTAAAGAAAGTCCTGAAAAATCAAATACGATTGAAGAATACAGAAATCAGATCGAAAATATAGGCTGGGAGCTATTCCAACTTTTCAGTAAAGATCCCAGACAGGCAAAGATCGTTTTTTTCGAAGCAATGGCCTTGGATGAAACCGTAAAAAGGAAAGTACAACTCGGAATAGATAAAAGCGCAAGGCTCACCGAGTTGTATTTGAAGAACGGTGTGAAAAAAGGATTTTTGAGAAAGGAATTAGACACTCGTATCGCTTCGCAAGCGGTCAACGCAATGATGTTCGAAGGAATAAGGATCAATTTATCTTCCAAAGTGGATTCTAAATTTGCAAAACGTTGGCTGGAAGAAATGCCCACCCTTATGTTAGAAGGAATGGGCAAACGTTAA
- a CDS encoding alpha/beta fold hydrolase, translated as MKRTTISLMLLLIFLLDCRFLGIGSEPLEDLKAKYANSESKFAPIGDLNIHYRDEGQGPVIILLHGVCSSLHTWDAWAELLKSRYRVIRIDLPGHGLTGPPEDLEKLNLEEGVEVLNKFLEYLKVDSFYLVGNSMGGYISWNYVLKYPNKVQKLVLIDAAGYAQPMPPMIALGSNPIVSPFARHMLPSFMVEKSVDEVYGDSSKITPEIKTRYVDLSRREGNRQAYNYFFRTAREKFTDPKVSDGIKFVKTPTLVMWGKEDHWLKLEYAQNWTKDLQNSKFITYEGAGHIPMEEIPDITAKDLVQFLTL; from the coding sequence ATGAAAAGAACAACAATAAGCTTAATGTTACTTCTCATCTTTCTACTTGATTGTAGATTTTTAGGGATCGGTTCCGAACCTTTAGAGGATTTGAAAGCGAAGTATGCGAACTCAGAGTCCAAGTTTGCTCCGATCGGGGATCTGAACATCCATTACAGAGACGAGGGCCAAGGTCCTGTAATTATACTATTGCATGGGGTCTGCTCTTCTTTGCATACATGGGATGCATGGGCGGAGTTATTAAAATCTCGTTATAGAGTTATCCGTATAGATCTTCCTGGTCATGGTCTCACCGGTCCTCCGGAAGATCTCGAAAAGTTGAATTTGGAAGAAGGTGTAGAAGTACTGAACAAATTTTTGGAATATCTAAAAGTGGATTCTTTCTATCTTGTGGGAAATTCAATGGGCGGTTATATTTCCTGGAATTACGTATTAAAATATCCTAATAAAGTCCAAAAATTGGTATTGATAGATGCGGCCGGGTATGCACAACCTATGCCTCCTATGATCGCCTTAGGAAGTAATCCAATCGTTAGTCCTTTTGCACGCCATATGCTCCCAAGTTTCATGGTGGAAAAAAGTGTGGATGAGGTGTATGGAGATTCTTCTAAAATTACGCCTGAGATCAAAACCAGATATGTGGATCTTTCCAGAAGAGAAGGAAACAGACAGGCTTATAATTATTTCTTCAGGACGGCAAGAGAGAAGTTTACTGATCCAAAAGTTTCAGATGGGATCAAATTTGTAAAAACTCCTACATTGGTCATGTGGGGAAAAGAAGATCATTGGTTGAAATTAGAATATGCCCAAAATTGGACTAAAGATCTTCAGAATTCTAAGTTCATTACTTATGAAGGTGCAGGTCATATTCCTATGGAAGAAATCCCGGATATAACAGCGAAAGATCTAGTGCAGTTCCTTACTTTGTAA
- a CDS encoding aminotransferase class I/II-fold pyridoxal phosphate-dependent enzyme, producing MILEIEEPHRRICGERIPFENIHAVSMSLPEVADVIGYEEKRTETLSRLKAGYPRFVAHAYIEKILDYNRETNGVDGPQFIVNSRKAADHIVSFFKIEGARILEDEGIITLTVPSQKENESKILSFIQHTGCLLSSRKAEDYLFKKGLIDSIYKEESRREKPYEKVEGSLSSLYPGKNLQVYLATSGMNAVYAAFRALDKVRAEEGKDIWLRLGWLYVDNIRILEKYSRGSHIFHDVVDLKELEEFLSKEGHRVAAILTESPTNPLIQVPDYPELKKLLEKYGIPLVADISVAGSAVVDLSPYADVIVESLTKFASGHADVMMGALFLNPSSPYFEILKKDSPEFLETPYIRDCERMSFELEGYIERVKEIGRNAAILANFFSNHPKIKAVHWSGSEENHGNFSKIARDKNLHCGVITIEPGVPLEPFYNSLRLLKGPSFGTEFTLNMLYMYLAHYELVSTEAGRGFLREVGLDPSLIRISIGRENPDLLIAEYKKALGD from the coding sequence ATGATACTAGAGATAGAAGAACCGCATCGAAGAATCTGCGGGGAAAGAATACCATTTGAAAACATACATGCGGTTTCTATGAGCCTTCCGGAAGTCGCTGATGTGATCGGATACGAAGAAAAAAGAACGGAAACTCTTTCCAGATTAAAAGCGGGATATCCCCGATTTGTAGCTCATGCTTATATAGAAAAAATTTTAGATTATAACCGAGAGACTAACGGGGTGGATGGTCCTCAGTTTATCGTAAACTCTCGCAAAGCAGCTGATCATATCGTTTCTTTTTTTAAGATAGAAGGAGCGAGAATCCTAGAAGACGAAGGTATCATCACTTTAACTGTTCCTTCTCAGAAAGAAAACGAATCCAAGATATTGTCCTTCATTCAACATACTGGATGTTTATTATCTTCTCGGAAAGCAGAAGATTACTTATTCAAAAAAGGACTTATAGATTCCATATACAAGGAAGAGTCCAGAAGAGAAAAACCTTATGAAAAGGTAGAAGGATCATTATCCTCTTTGTATCCGGGCAAAAACCTGCAAGTGTATCTGGCAACTTCCGGAATGAACGCAGTGTATGCTGCTTTTAGAGCATTAGATAAGGTTCGTGCAGAAGAAGGAAAAGACATCTGGCTCAGGCTCGGATGGTTATACGTAGATAATATTAGAATATTAGAAAAATATTCTAGAGGTTCTCATATATTTCACGACGTGGTCGATCTAAAAGAATTGGAAGAATTCCTTTCTAAAGAAGGTCATAGAGTAGCGGCAATTCTTACTGAATCTCCTACAAATCCTCTCATCCAAGTACCGGATTATCCTGAACTCAAAAAACTTTTGGAAAAATACGGAATTCCCTTGGTTGCGGATATTTCAGTCGCAGGTTCCGCGGTTGTGGATCTTTCTCCATATGCAGATGTAATTGTAGAGAGTTTGACCAAGTTTGCATCCGGACATGCGGATGTAATGATGGGCGCTTTATTTTTGAATCCTTCTTCTCCTTATTTTGAGATATTAAAAAAAGATTCTCCTGAGTTTTTGGAAACTCCTTATATTAGGGACTGTGAACGTATGTCCTTCGAATTAGAAGGTTATATTGAAAGAGTTAAGGAGATCGGAAGAAATGCTGCAATACTTGCAAACTTCTTCTCAAATCACCCTAAGATCAAAGCTGTTCATTGGAGTGGTTCCGAAGAAAACCACGGAAATTTTTCCAAGATCGCAAGAGATAAAAATCTGCATTGCGGAGTGATCACAATCGAGCCTGGAGTTCCTTTGGAACCGTTTTATAATTCTTTAAGATTGTTAAAAGGACCAAGTTTCGGAACAGAATTCACTCTGAACATGTTATACATGTATTTAGCACATTATGAACTAGTATCTACAGAAGCTGGAAGAGGTTTTTTACGAGAAGTCGGATTGGATCCAAGTCTGATCCGAATCTCCATCGGAAGAGAAAACCCGGATCTTCTAATTGCAGAATACAAAAAAGCTCTGGGGGATTAA
- the prfA gene encoding peptide chain release factor 1, translating into MLDRLEKIQQKYLKISDELTTASNPDDLKRLYKERSRLTPLFDKITEYQKLIQNKKDAEELLKTEKDGDMRSMYEEERKEAEERIESLEKELEILLLPPDPNSGKNILLEIRAGTGGEEAGLFVSDLFRMYTKYADKQGIRHEIIDSSPTGIGGLKEIIFAMENDKAYDLFKFEAGTHRVQRIPATESGGRIHTSAVTVAVLPEAEESEININENDLRVDVYRSSGSGGQHVNTTDSAVRITHIPTGIAVACQDEKSQHKNKAKAMRILSARILEKQAEEKKAAADALKKQMVGSGDRSERIRTYNFPQGRCTDHRIGFTSHNLSAIMEGDLDDLINALTEEDRVKRLANSQAN; encoded by the coding sequence ATGTTAGATAGACTAGAAAAAATACAACAAAAATACCTCAAAATATCGGACGAACTCACGACCGCGTCCAATCCGGATGATTTAAAACGACTTTATAAGGAACGTTCCCGACTCACGCCCTTATTCGATAAAATTACCGAATACCAAAAATTAATTCAGAATAAAAAAGACGCCGAAGAACTTTTAAAAACCGAAAAAGACGGGGATATGCGCTCCATGTATGAAGAAGAGCGCAAAGAAGCCGAAGAAAGGATAGAAAGTTTGGAGAAGGAGTTGGAAATCCTGCTTCTTCCTCCCGATCCGAATTCCGGTAAAAATATACTGCTTGAGATAAGAGCAGGGACCGGCGGAGAAGAAGCGGGGCTATTCGTATCCGACCTGTTCAGAATGTATACCAAGTATGCGGATAAACAAGGCATCCGTCATGAGATTATAGATTCTTCTCCTACTGGGATTGGTGGATTAAAAGAGATCATCTTCGCAATGGAAAATGATAAGGCTTACGATCTTTTTAAATTCGAAGCGGGAACTCATAGAGTACAGAGAATTCCGGCAACTGAGTCCGGAGGCAGGATCCACACAAGCGCAGTGACAGTTGCAGTTTTACCTGAAGCGGAAGAATCAGAAATCAATATCAACGAAAACGATCTGAGAGTAGATGTGTATCGTTCTTCCGGGTCTGGTGGACAGCACGTTAACACCACTGACTCTGCAGTTCGTATCACTCACATTCCAACTGGGATCGCAGTTGCATGTCAGGATGAAAAATCCCAGCACAAGAACAAAGCAAAGGCAATGAGGATCTTGAGTGCTAGGATATTAGAAAAACAGGCGGAAGAAAAAAAGGCCGCAGCTGATGCTCTAAAAAAACAGATGGTTGGTTCAGGAGACAGATCCGAAAGAATACGAACTTATAATTTTCCACAAGGAAGATGTACAGATCATAGGATCGGATTTACTAGTCATAATCTTTCTGCTATAATGGAAGGAGATCTGGACGACCTGATCAACGCCTTAACAGAAGAAGACAGAGTCAAGCGCCTCGCAAATTCACAGGCAAATTAG
- a CDS encoding NUDIX domain-containing protein, protein MSKHGFFQITQKVFLRKGKELLILRDRKSGFGDLPGGRMNEDEFYGDWLESLSRELKEEMGEACEIKIHPRPILIHKHRVSDGNHPCVIVAYHGEFVSGEIVLSDEHDYIAWVDAATYDPKPLFFEYMLDALQLYQTEYVPLIPDGKLGPKGWLA, encoded by the coding sequence TTGAGCAAACACGGTTTTTTTCAAATCACACAAAAGGTTTTTTTGAGAAAAGGAAAGGAACTTCTTATTCTAAGGGACCGCAAATCTGGATTCGGAGACCTTCCCGGCGGAAGGATGAATGAGGACGAATTTTACGGAGACTGGCTGGAAAGTTTATCCAGAGAGTTAAAGGAAGAAATGGGAGAAGCTTGTGAGATCAAGATTCATCCTAGACCCATCCTGATTCATAAACATAGAGTCAGTGATGGAAATCATCCCTGTGTGATCGTAGCGTATCATGGAGAATTTGTATCGGGCGAGATCGTACTTTCAGATGAGCACGATTATATTGCTTGGGTAGATGCAGCCACTTACGATCCCAAACCCTTATTTTTTGAATACATGTTAGACGCTCTGCAATTGTACCAAACAGAATATGTTCCTCTGATCCCGGACGGTAAATTAGGTCCTAAAGGTTGGCTGGCATGA
- a CDS encoding alcohol dehydrogenase catalytic domain-containing protein, translating into MIEVRFTAYEYNSNDSFTNSVYEMKGSEESGWQILRNSSIYLELGKGYRLLKTELCGICSTDLDRRFLPFPLPQIIGHEVVASDYLTGEKYVLEINDTVVSRGEEADPFCKVGIPTHSPTRMVLGIDRLPGGFGPYILAPKGNLVETKQLEDMEAVLLEPFAASLHGVEVAVQRAGTRLSKIAVLGPRRLGSLVIAALDLYRKRNNLNYEIVSFIRHQNLADLSLKMGADQVLYFSGLGEVDIREGFSFYKNVGVPTTATWSDYKHQFDLVFDTTGSVSGLETCIHLTQKEIHRKTTNGQASLGITHLTELVVDEISVTNLRSGFLDLVWGIEKISPAWVFVSSSVCLNEEEKELLDGLKKKDQIRIFTGSIQEGTEFIKSQEFSGALSRFDFAIVDTSSELDLVIRPDKKEEKSLVRPRGFILMPRSADRKSNLFLDWIVNGGILSTSRCGDFVRTRELLGSEPGFLKSVSENLINKEFDSGSIPEAYIDARKPENIKVVVRHKAS; encoded by the coding sequence TTGATCGAAGTTCGTTTCACTGCTTACGAATACAATTCCAACGATTCTTTTACGAATTCAGTCTATGAGATGAAAGGTTCGGAAGAATCGGGCTGGCAAATATTACGAAATTCTTCTATTTATCTAGAACTCGGGAAAGGTTATAGACTTCTCAAAACCGAACTTTGCGGGATCTGTTCCACGGACTTAGATCGCAGATTTTTACCTTTTCCACTTCCTCAGATCATAGGTCACGAGGTAGTAGCATCCGATTATCTCACCGGAGAAAAATACGTATTAGAGATCAATGATACGGTAGTTTCCAGGGGAGAAGAAGCGGATCCATTTTGCAAAGTTGGAATTCCAACACATAGTCCTACAAGAATGGTATTGGGCATTGATCGCCTTCCCGGAGGATTCGGACCCTATATACTGGCACCCAAAGGAAACTTAGTAGAAACCAAACAATTAGAAGATATGGAAGCGGTTCTACTGGAACCATTTGCCGCTTCTTTGCATGGTGTCGAAGTTGCCGTCCAACGAGCCGGAACTCGACTCAGTAAAATTGCGGTTTTAGGTCCTAGGCGTTTAGGTTCCTTGGTAATTGCAGCCTTAGATCTGTACAGAAAGAGAAACAATCTAAACTACGAAATTGTTTCTTTCATTCGCCATCAGAACTTAGCGGATCTATCTTTAAAAATGGGCGCAGATCAGGTTTTATACTTTTCCGGCTTGGGAGAAGTTGATATAAGAGAAGGGTTTTCTTTTTATAAAAATGTTGGAGTTCCAACAACTGCCACCTGGTCCGATTATAAACATCAATTTGATCTAGTGTTCGATACCACGGGTTCCGTTTCCGGATTGGAAACTTGCATTCATCTTACCCAAAAAGAAATTCATAGAAAGACTACAAATGGTCAGGCATCTCTTGGAATTACGCACCTAACTGAACTAGTAGTAGATGAAATTTCTGTCACGAATCTTAGATCCGGCTTTTTAGATCTGGTATGGGGAATTGAAAAGATATCTCCTGCTTGGGTTTTTGTTTCTTCTTCTGTTTGCCTAAACGAAGAAGAAAAAGAATTATTGGATGGTCTCAAAAAGAAAGATCAAATTCGGATCTTTACAGGTTCCATTCAAGAAGGAACCGAGTTTATAAAGTCGCAAGAATTCTCAGGAGCCTTGTCTCGATTCGATTTTGCAATCGTAGATACTTCCTCCGAACTAGACTTAGTGATTCGTCCGGATAAGAAGGAAGAAAAATCCTTGGTTCGACCAAGAGGTTTTATCTTAATGCCTAGGTCAGCAGATCGCAAATCCAATTTATTTCTAGATTGGATTGTAAACGGTGGAATCTTGAGCACTAGTAGATGTGGGGACTTTGTTAGAACCAGAGAGCTTTTGGGATCAGAACCAGGATTTCTAAAATCCGTTTCTGAAAACTTGATCAATAAAGAATTCGATTCAGGATCGATCCCGGAAGCCTATATCGACGCAAGGAAACCGGAGAATATAAAAGTGGTTGTCAGGCATAAAGCTTCCTGA